The following coding sequences are from one Pseudomonas mendocina window:
- a CDS encoding L-carnitine dehydrogenase — translation MTFVTAIKTFAALGTGVIGAGWIARALAHGLDVIAWDPAPGAEAALRTRLANAWPALEKQGLAPGASLARLRFVDSIEECVRDADFIQESAPERLELKCELHTKISAAARPNVLIGSSTSGLLPSEFYEGATHPERCVVGHPFNPVYLLPLVEVVGGAKTAPAAVQAAITVYESLGMRPLHVRKEVPGFIADRLLEALWREALHLVNDGVATTGEIDDAIRFGAGLRWSFMGSFLTYTLAGGPAGMRHFMAQFGPALKLPWTYLEAPELTEGLIDAVVEGTAEQQGERSLDALERYRDDCLLAVLEAIRQTKAKHGFEFAE, via the coding sequence ATGACCTTCGTTACCGCTATCAAGACCTTCGCCGCCCTCGGCACCGGCGTCATCGGCGCCGGATGGATCGCCCGCGCCCTGGCCCATGGCCTCGACGTGATCGCCTGGGATCCGGCGCCCGGCGCCGAGGCTGCGCTGCGCACGCGTCTGGCCAATGCCTGGCCGGCGCTGGAAAAACAGGGCCTGGCGCCCGGTGCTTCGCTGGCTCGCCTGCGCTTCGTCGACAGCATCGAGGAATGTGTGCGTGACGCTGATTTCATCCAGGAAAGCGCGCCCGAGCGGCTCGAACTCAAGTGCGAACTACACACCAAGATCAGCGCTGCAGCCCGCCCCAATGTGTTGATCGGCTCCAGCACCTCGGGCCTGTTGCCCAGCGAATTCTACGAAGGCGCCACTCATCCTGAGCGCTGCGTGGTCGGCCATCCCTTCAACCCGGTGTACCTGCTGCCGCTGGTGGAAGTGGTGGGCGGGGCCAAGACTGCACCCGCAGCGGTGCAGGCGGCGATCACGGTGTACGAGTCGCTGGGTATGCGCCCGCTGCATGTGCGCAAGGAAGTACCGGGTTTCATCGCCGACCGCCTGCTCGAAGCGTTGTGGCGTGAGGCGCTGCATCTGGTCAACGACGGCGTGGCGACCACCGGCGAGATCGACGACGCGATCCGCTTTGGCGCCGGCCTGCGCTGGTCGTTCATGGGCAGCTTCCTGACCTACACCCTGGCCGGTGGGCCGGCCGGCATGCGTCACTTCATGGCCCAGTTCGGCCCGGCGCTGAAGCTGCCCTGGACGTACCTGGAAGCGCCGGAACTGACCGAGGGGCTGATCGATGCGGTGGTCGAAGGCACTGCCGAACAGCAGGGCGAACGCAGCCTGGATGCCCTCGAACGCTACCGCGACGATTGCCTCTTGGCTGTGCTGGAGGCTATTCGCCAGACCAAGGCCAAGCATGGCTTTGAATTCGCCGAGTAA
- a CDS encoding 3-keto-5-aminohexanoate cleavage protein: protein MNYEVIVTCAVTGAGDTVGKHPAIPVTPKEIAAAAIEAAKAGATVAHCHVRDPQTGKPSRDVALYRELVERIRESDTDVIINLTAGMGGDLEIGKGEQPLEFGTGTDLVGPITRLAHVEELLPEICTLDCGTLNFGDGDFIYVSTPAQLRAGAKRITELGVKAELEIFDTGHLWFAKQMIKEGLLDDPLIQLCLGIPWGAPADTTTMKAMADNLPPGITWAGFGIGRMQMPMVAQAMLLGGHVRVGLEDNIWLDRGVHASNGQLVERAVEIIERLGGRVLTPAEGREKMKLKRRG from the coding sequence ATGAATTACGAAGTTATCGTCACCTGCGCGGTGACTGGCGCTGGCGATACTGTCGGCAAGCACCCCGCGATCCCGGTGACGCCCAAGGAAATCGCCGCCGCCGCCATCGAGGCAGCCAAGGCCGGCGCCACTGTCGCCCACTGCCATGTGCGTGATCCGCAGACTGGCAAGCCGAGCCGCGACGTGGCGCTGTACCGCGAGTTGGTCGAGCGCATCCGCGAAAGCGACACCGACGTGATCATCAACCTCACCGCCGGCATGGGTGGCGACCTGGAAATCGGCAAGGGCGAGCAGCCGCTGGAGTTCGGCACTGGCACCGATCTGGTCGGACCGATCACCCGCCTGGCGCATGTCGAGGAACTGCTGCCGGAAATCTGCACTCTGGACTGCGGCACACTGAATTTCGGCGACGGCGACTTCATCTACGTCTCCACCCCGGCGCAGCTGCGCGCCGGTGCCAAGCGCATCACCGAACTGGGGGTGAAGGCCGAACTGGAAATCTTCGACACCGGCCACCTGTGGTTCGCCAAGCAGATGATCAAGGAAGGCCTGCTGGACGACCCGCTGATCCAGCTGTGCCTGGGCATCCCCTGGGGTGCGCCAGCCGACACCACGACCATGAAGGCCATGGCCGACAACCTGCCGCCGGGCATCACCTGGGCCGGCTTCGGCATCGGCCGTATGCAGATGCCGATGGTCGCCCAGGCCATGCTGCTTGGCGGCCACGTGCGGGTGGGGTTGGAAGACAACATCTGGCTGGATCGCGGCGTGCACGCCAGCAACGGTCAGTTGGTCGAGCGCGCCGTCGAGATCATCGAACGCCTCGGCGGCCGCGTCCTGACTCCGGCCGAAGGGCGGGAAAAGATGAAGCTCAAGCGTCGCGGCTAA
- the choX gene encoding choline ABC transporter substrate-binding protein has product MKGLTALAACCTLSLFSTSLLADDASCKTVRIGAVGWTDVVATTAVASELLQGLGYETKQTQASQQIIFAGIQKGQIDAFLGYWKPIMDDNIKPFLDAGAVKVAAEPSLNDAVAVLAVPSYTADKGLKTLADIAKFKDELDGKIYGIEAGSGANTAIQKMIDSNQFGLGGFKLVESSEAGMLAAVGRAARNEKPVVFFGWKPHPMNLSMQITYLTGTEDVFGPNDGAATVSTVTAPDYAERCPNANRLLTSLRFTSEQEAELMQPIMDRKAPAQVARDWIKANPQVVEAWLDGVTTLDGKPANTALVAGN; this is encoded by the coding sequence ATGAAAGGTCTTACCGCGCTGGCCGCGTGCTGCACCCTGAGCCTGTTCAGTACCTCCCTGCTGGCCGATGATGCCAGTTGTAAAACCGTTCGAATCGGCGCCGTTGGCTGGACCGACGTGGTTGCCACCACCGCTGTCGCCAGCGAGTTGCTGCAGGGGCTCGGCTACGAAACCAAGCAGACCCAGGCATCGCAACAGATCATCTTCGCCGGTATCCAGAAGGGGCAGATCGACGCCTTCCTCGGCTACTGGAAGCCGATTATGGATGACAACATCAAGCCCTTCCTCGACGCTGGCGCAGTCAAGGTCGCCGCCGAGCCGTCGTTGAACGATGCCGTGGCGGTACTCGCCGTACCGAGCTACACCGCTGACAAGGGCCTCAAGACCCTGGCCGATATCGCCAAGTTCAAGGACGAGTTGGACGGCAAGATCTATGGCATCGAAGCCGGTTCGGGCGCCAATACGGCGATCCAGAAGATGATCGACTCCAACCAGTTCGGTCTGGGTGGCTTCAAGCTGGTGGAGTCCAGCGAGGCTGGCATGCTCGCCGCCGTCGGCCGCGCCGCGCGTAACGAGAAACCCGTGGTGTTCTTTGGCTGGAAGCCGCACCCGATGAACCTGTCGATGCAGATCACCTACCTGACCGGAACCGAGGACGTATTCGGTCCCAATGACGGCGCCGCCACCGTGTCCACCGTCACTGCGCCGGATTATGCCGAGCGTTGCCCCAACGCCAACCGTCTGCTCACCAGCCTGCGCTTTACCAGCGAGCAGGAGGCCGAGCTGATGCAGCCGATCATGGATCGCAAGGCGCCAGCGCAGGTGGCGCGTGACTGGATCAAGGCCAATCCGCAGGTGGTCGAAGCCTGGCTCGATGGCGTCACCACCCTCGACGGCAAGCCGGCCAATACGGCACTGGTCGCCGGCAACTGA
- a CDS encoding GlxA family transcriptional regulator: MPQTFCFLLLPGFSMMGLMSAIEPLRVANRFRGELYRWRLLSQDGNAVQASNGMSLNVDGGLELPEEARALFVIAGFEPLAHYDAHLAHWLQRREPELAILGGIDTGSFVLAEAGLFQHQRLTLHWEAIDAFRERYPALLVTQELFEIDGKRITSAGGTSSLDLMLGLIGQEYGEPLAVQVSEQFVVSRIRTRLDHQRMQIASRYDLHNKKLVRVIGEMERQCEQPLPCEELAERVGITVRQLERLFRHHLDTTPSAFYLGLRLDKARQLLRQSDLSVLEVSLACGFDSASYFSRSYRKRFTASPSQDRHERPAS, translated from the coding sequence ATGCCCCAGACCTTCTGCTTCCTGCTGCTACCCGGCTTCTCCATGATGGGCCTGATGTCGGCCATCGAACCGCTGCGGGTGGCCAATCGCTTTCGTGGCGAACTCTACCGCTGGCGCCTGCTCAGCCAGGACGGCAACGCCGTGCAGGCCAGCAACGGCATGTCGCTCAACGTCGATGGCGGCCTGGAGCTGCCAGAGGAGGCGCGCGCGCTGTTCGTGATCGCCGGTTTCGAGCCACTGGCCCATTACGACGCGCATCTGGCGCACTGGCTGCAACGGCGCGAGCCTGAACTGGCGATCCTTGGCGGCATCGACACCGGCAGCTTCGTGCTGGCCGAAGCCGGGCTGTTCCAGCACCAGCGCCTGACCTTGCACTGGGAGGCCATCGACGCCTTTCGTGAACGCTACCCGGCACTGCTGGTCACCCAGGAACTGTTCGAGATCGACGGCAAACGCATCACCAGCGCAGGCGGCACCAGCAGCCTCGATCTGATGCTCGGCCTGATCGGCCAGGAATACGGCGAGCCGCTGGCCGTACAGGTGTCGGAACAGTTCGTGGTCAGCCGCATCCGTACCCGCCTGGATCACCAGCGCATGCAGATCGCCAGCCGCTATGACCTGCACAACAAGAAACTGGTGCGGGTGATCGGCGAGATGGAGCGCCAATGCGAACAGCCCCTGCCCTGCGAAGAGCTGGCCGAACGGGTAGGCATTACCGTACGTCAATTGGAGCGGCTGTTTCGCCATCATCTGGATACCACGCCGTCAGCCTTCTACCTCGGCCTGCGTCTGGACAAGGCACGCCAGTTGCTGCGCCAGAGCGATCTCAGCGTACTGGAGGTGAGCCTGGCCTGCGGCTTCGACTCGGCCTCGTATTTCTCACGCAGTTACCGTAAGCGCTTCACCGCCAGCCCCAGCCAGGATCGCCACGAGCGGCCGGCTTCGTAG
- a CDS encoding dipeptidase, producing the protein MSPAELHADSIVIDGLIIAKWNRELFEDMRKGGLTAANCTVSVWEGFQATVNNIVTSNNLIRENSDLVIPVRTTADIRRAKEQGKTGILYGFQNAHAFEDQIGYVEVFKQLGVGIVQMCYNTQNLVGTGCYERDGGLSGFGREIVAEMNRVGIMCDLSHVGSKTSEEVILESQKPVCYSHCLPSGLKEHPRNKSDEELKFIADHGGFVGVTMFAPFLAKGIDSTIDDYAEAIEYVMNLVGEDAIGIGTDFTQGHGKEFFEWLTHDKGYARRLTSFGKIVNPLGIRTVGEFPNLTETLLKRGMPERVVRKVMGENWVRVLKDVWGE; encoded by the coding sequence ATGAGCCCAGCCGAATTACACGCCGACAGCATCGTCATCGACGGTCTGATCATCGCCAAGTGGAATCGCGAACTGTTCGAAGACATGCGCAAGGGCGGCCTGACTGCGGCCAACTGCACCGTGTCGGTGTGGGAAGGCTTCCAGGCCACGGTGAACAATATCGTCACCAGCAATAACCTGATCCGCGAGAACAGCGACCTGGTCATTCCGGTGCGCACCACCGCCGACATCCGCAGGGCCAAGGAACAAGGCAAGACCGGCATTCTCTATGGCTTCCAGAACGCCCACGCGTTCGAGGATCAGATCGGCTACGTCGAGGTGTTCAAGCAGCTCGGCGTGGGCATCGTGCAGATGTGCTACAACACCCAGAACCTGGTCGGCACCGGTTGCTACGAGCGCGACGGCGGCCTGTCCGGCTTCGGCCGCGAGATCGTCGCGGAGATGAACCGCGTCGGCATCATGTGCGATCTGTCCCACGTCGGTTCCAAGACCTCCGAAGAGGTCATCCTCGAATCCCAGAAGCCGGTCTGCTACTCGCACTGCCTGCCGTCCGGCCTGAAAGAACACCCGCGCAACAAGTCCGATGAAGAGCTGAAGTTCATCGCCGACCACGGCGGCTTCGTCGGCGTGACCATGTTCGCGCCGTTCCTGGCCAAGGGTATCGACTCGACCATCGACGATTACGCCGAAGCCATCGAGTACGTGATGAACCTCGTGGGCGAAGACGCCATCGGCATCGGCACCGACTTCACCCAGGGCCACGGCAAGGAATTCTTCGAGTGGCTGACCCACGACAAGGGTTACGCCCGCCGCCTGACCAGCTTCGGCAAGATCGTCAACCCACTGGGCATCCGCACCGTGGGCGAGTTCCCCAACCTCACCGAGACCCTGCTCAAACGCGGCATGCCCGAGCGCGTGGTGCGCAAGGTCATGGGCGAGAACTGGGTACGCGTACTGAAAGACGTCTGGGGCGAGTAA
- a CDS encoding DUF5943 domain-containing protein: MATHAPEMPIQVDDETGVWTTDALPMLYVPRHFFVNNHMGIEEVLGAEKYAEILYKAGYKSAWHWCEKEAECHGLEGAAVFEHYMKRLSQRGWGLFETQKLDLETGHAEVKLKHSAFVYVYGKVNRKVDYMFTGWFSGAIDQILAAKGSPIRTVTVQEYSGSEEGHDDGLFVTRPL; the protein is encoded by the coding sequence ATGGCCACCCACGCCCCCGAAATGCCCATCCAGGTCGACGATGAAACCGGCGTCTGGACTACCGACGCGCTGCCGATGCTGTACGTGCCGCGCCACTTCTTCGTCAACAACCACATGGGCATCGAGGAAGTGCTCGGCGCCGAGAAATACGCCGAGATTCTCTACAAGGCCGGCTACAAGTCCGCCTGGCACTGGTGCGAGAAGGAAGCCGAGTGCCACGGCCTTGAAGGTGCCGCCGTATTCGAGCACTACATGAAGCGCCTGTCGCAGCGTGGCTGGGGGCTGTTCGAAACGCAGAAGCTCGACCTGGAAACCGGCCATGCCGAGGTCAAGCTCAAGCATTCGGCCTTCGTTTACGTCTACGGCAAGGTGAATCGCAAGGTGGATTACATGTTCACCGGCTGGTTCTCCGGTGCCATCGACCAGATCCTGGCCGCCAAGGGTAGCCCGATCCGCACCGTCACCGTGCAGGAATACAGCGGCTCCGAAGAGGGTCACGACGACGGCCTGTTCGTCACTCGCCCGCTCTAA
- the dgcA gene encoding dimethylglycine demethylation protein DgcA, whose translation MAFEAMFQPIQIGKLTIRNRVLSTAHAEVYATDGGMTTERYVKYYEEKAKGGIGLAICGGSSVVAIDSPQQWWSSVNLSTDRIIPHFQNLADAMHKHGAKIMIQITHMGRRSRWDGYHWPTLMSPSGIREPVHRATCKTIEIEEIWRIIGNYAQAARRAKEGGLDGVELSAVHQHLIDQFWSPRVNKRTDEWGGTFEGRMKFGLEVLKAVRKEVGDDFCVGMRITGDEFHPDGLSHEDMKQIAAYYDATGMLDFIGVVGSGCDTHNTLANVIPNMSFPPEPFLHLAAGIKEVVKVPVLHAQNIKDPNQATRILEGGYVDMVGMTRAHIADPHLIAKIKMGQIDQIKQCVGANYCIDRQYQGLDVLCIQNAATSREYMGVPHIIEKTTGVKRKVVVVGGGPAGMEAARVAAERGHDVTLFEKQDSLGGQITIAARAPQRDQIAGITRWYQLELARLGIDLRLGTAADEATLLDLRPDVIVLANGGHPFLEQNEHWGADEGLVVSSWDVLSGKVAPGKNVLVYDTICEFTGMSVADYLADKGSQVEIVTDDIKPGVAIGGTSFPTYYRSLYPKEVIMTGDLMLEKVYREGDKLVAVLENEYTGAKEERVVDQVVVENGVRPDESLYYALKEGSRNKGQIDVDALFAIKPQPCLSEPGDGYLLFRIGDCVAQRNTHAAIYDALRLCKDF comes from the coding sequence ATGGCCTTCGAAGCAATGTTCCAGCCGATCCAGATCGGCAAGCTGACCATCCGCAACCGCGTGCTCTCCACCGCGCACGCCGAGGTCTATGCCACCGACGGCGGCATGACCACCGAGCGCTACGTGAAGTACTACGAGGAGAAGGCCAAGGGCGGCATCGGTCTGGCCATCTGCGGCGGTTCGTCGGTGGTGGCCATCGACAGCCCGCAGCAATGGTGGAGTTCGGTGAACCTGTCCACCGACCGCATCATTCCGCACTTCCAGAATCTCGCTGACGCCATGCACAAGCACGGCGCCAAGATCATGATCCAGATTACCCACATGGGCCGCCGCTCGCGTTGGGACGGCTACCACTGGCCGACCCTGATGTCGCCGTCCGGCATCCGCGAGCCGGTGCACCGCGCCACCTGCAAGACCATCGAGATCGAGGAAATCTGGCGCATCATCGGCAACTACGCCCAGGCCGCACGCCGCGCGAAGGAAGGCGGTCTCGACGGCGTCGAGCTGTCCGCCGTGCACCAGCACCTGATCGACCAGTTCTGGTCGCCGCGCGTGAACAAGCGCACCGACGAGTGGGGCGGTACCTTCGAGGGCCGCATGAAGTTCGGCCTGGAAGTGCTCAAGGCCGTGCGCAAGGAAGTCGGCGACGACTTCTGCGTCGGCATGCGCATCACCGGCGACGAATTCCATCCGGACGGCCTGTCCCACGAGGACATGAAACAGATCGCCGCCTACTACGACGCCACCGGCATGCTCGACTTTATTGGTGTCGTTGGATCAGGTTGCGACACCCACAACACCCTGGCCAACGTCATCCCCAACATGAGCTTCCCGCCGGAGCCGTTCCTGCACCTGGCGGCCGGCATCAAGGAAGTGGTCAAGGTACCGGTGCTGCACGCGCAGAACATCAAGGATCCGAACCAGGCCACGCGCATTCTCGAAGGCGGCTACGTGGACATGGTCGGCATGACCCGTGCGCACATCGCCGATCCGCACCTGATCGCCAAGATCAAGATGGGCCAGATCGACCAGATCAAGCAGTGCGTCGGCGCCAACTACTGCATCGACCGCCAGTACCAGGGCCTGGACGTGCTGTGCATCCAGAACGCCGCGACCAGTCGCGAGTACATGGGTGTGCCGCACATCATCGAGAAAACCACCGGCGTGAAACGCAAGGTGGTGGTCGTCGGTGGTGGCCCGGCCGGCATGGAGGCGGCACGTGTCGCAGCCGAGCGTGGCCACGACGTGACCTTGTTCGAGAAGCAGGACAGCCTCGGCGGGCAGATCACCATCGCCGCCCGCGCTCCGCAGCGCGACCAGATCGCCGGCATCACCCGCTGGTACCAGCTGGAACTGGCACGCCTGGGCATCGACCTGCGCCTGGGCACCGCGGCCGACGAGGCGACCCTCCTCGACCTGCGACCGGACGTCATAGTGCTGGCCAACGGCGGCCATCCGTTCCTCGAACAAAACGAGCACTGGGGCGCCGACGAAGGCCTGGTGGTGAGCAGTTGGGACGTGCTCTCGGGCAAGGTCGCACCGGGCAAGAATGTTCTGGTGTACGACACCATCTGCGAATTCACCGGCATGTCCGTGGCTGACTACCTGGCCGACAAGGGTTCACAGGTAGAGATCGTCACCGACGACATCAAGCCAGGCGTGGCCATCGGCGGCACCAGCTTCCCGACCTACTACCGCAGCCTGTATCCGAAAGAAGTGATCATGACCGGCGACCTGATGCTGGAGAAGGTCTACCGCGAAGGCGACAAGCTGGTCGCCGTGCTGGAGAACGAATACACCGGTGCCAAGGAAGAGCGTGTGGTCGACCAGGTGGTGGTGGAGAACGGCGTGCGTCCTGACGAATCACTGTACTACGCCCTCAAGGAAGGCTCGCGCAACAAGGGTCAGATCGACGTCGACGCACTGTTCGCGATCAAGCCGCAGCCGTGTCTGAGCGAGCCGGGCGATGGTTACCTGCTGTTCCGTATCGGCGACTGCGTGGCCCAGCGCAACACCCACGCGGCGATCTACGACGCCTTGCGCCTGTGCAAGGACTTCTGA
- the dgcB gene encoding dimethylglycine demethylation protein DgcB — protein sequence MLNTILPILLFAALALAVIGAAKRFFMWRRGRPAKVDWIGGLLKMPRRYLVDLHHVVERDKYMSKTHVATAGGFILAAVLAILVHGFGLHNRILGFALLAATVLMFVGALFVAKRRLDPPSRLSKGPWMRLPKSLLMFAVSFFIATLPVAGILPAGFGGWILAAILAVGVAWGVSELFLGMTWGGPMKHAFAGALHLAWHRRSERFGGGRSTGLKALDLDDHKAPLGVEKPTDFTWNQLLGFDACVQCGKCEAMCPAFAAGQPLNPKKLIQDMVIGLAGGSDAKFAGSPYPGKPLGEHSGGPHQPIVALEGKALVDADTLWSCTTCRACVEECPMMIEHVDAIVDMRRHLTLEKGATPNKGAEVLDNLIATDNPGGFNPGGRLNWAADLNLPLLADKGETDVLFWVGDGAFDMRNQRTLRAFVKILKAADVDFAVLGLEERDSGDVARRLGDEATFQSLAKRNIATLAKYRFKRIVSCDPHSFHVLKNEYGALGGNYQVLHHSTFIDELVRKGSLNLGQSKAASVTYHDPCYLGRYNGEYEAPRSVLKAIGIEVKEMERSGFRSRCCGGGGGAPITDIPGKQRIPDMRMVDIKETGAELVAVGCPQCTAMLEGVVAPRPEIKDIAELVAEVLIEATEVPAKRPAAKREVAEVQ from the coding sequence ATGCTAAACACCATTCTCCCCATCCTGCTCTTCGCCGCCCTGGCCCTTGCGGTCATCGGCGCGGCCAAGCGCTTCTTCATGTGGCGCCGCGGCCGACCGGCGAAGGTCGACTGGATCGGCGGCCTGCTGAAGATGCCGCGTCGCTACCTGGTGGATCTGCACCACGTGGTCGAGCGCGACAAATACATGTCCAAGACCCACGTCGCCACCGCCGGCGGCTTCATTCTGGCCGCCGTGCTGGCCATCCTCGTGCACGGCTTCGGCCTGCATAACCGCATCCTCGGTTTTGCCCTGCTGGCCGCCACGGTGCTGATGTTCGTCGGCGCGCTGTTCGTCGCCAAACGTCGCCTCGACCCGCCGTCGCGGCTGTCGAAAGGCCCGTGGATGCGCCTGCCGAAAAGCCTGCTGATGTTCGCCGTCAGCTTCTTTATCGCCACGTTGCCGGTTGCTGGGATTCTTCCCGCTGGTTTTGGTGGATGGATTCTCGCCGCCATCCTCGCAGTGGGCGTGGCCTGGGGCGTGTCCGAGTTGTTCCTGGGCATGACCTGGGGCGGGCCGATGAAGCACGCCTTCGCCGGTGCCCTGCACCTGGCCTGGCACCGTCGCAGCGAACGCTTCGGCGGTGGTCGCTCCACCGGTTTGAAAGCCCTCGACCTGGACGACCACAAAGCCCCGCTGGGCGTGGAAAAACCCACCGATTTCACCTGGAATCAACTGCTCGGTTTCGACGCCTGCGTGCAGTGCGGCAAGTGCGAAGCGATGTGCCCGGCCTTCGCCGCCGGCCAGCCGCTGAACCCGAAGAAGCTGATCCAGGACATGGTCATTGGCCTGGCCGGCGGCAGCGACGCCAAGTTCGCTGGCTCGCCCTACCCTGGCAAGCCGCTGGGCGAACACAGTGGCGGCCCACACCAGCCAATCGTCGCTCTTGAAGGCAAGGCGCTGGTCGATGCCGACACCCTGTGGTCGTGCACCACCTGCCGCGCCTGCGTCGAAGAGTGTCCGATGATGATCGAGCACGTCGACGCCATCGTCGATATGCGCCGTCATCTCACGCTTGAGAAGGGGGCGACGCCCAACAAGGGCGCCGAGGTATTGGACAACCTGATCGCCACCGACAACCCTGGCGGCTTCAACCCTGGCGGCCGCCTGAACTGGGCCGCCGACCTGAACCTGCCGCTGCTCGCCGACAAGGGCGAAACCGATGTGTTGTTCTGGGTCGGTGACGGCGCCTTCGACATGCGCAACCAGCGCACCCTGCGCGCCTTCGTGAAGATCCTCAAGGCTGCCGACGTCGACTTCGCCGTGCTCGGCCTGGAAGAACGCGACAGCGGCGACGTGGCCCGTCGCCTGGGCGATGAGGCGACCTTCCAGAGTCTGGCCAAGCGCAACATCGCTACCCTGGCCAAGTACCGCTTCAAGCGCATCGTCAGCTGCGACCCACACAGCTTCCACGTGCTGAAGAACGAATACGGCGCGCTTGGCGGTAATTACCAGGTGCTGCACCACAGCACCTTCATCGACGAACTGGTGCGCAAGGGCTCGCTCAACCTCGGCCAGAGTAAAGCGGCCAGCGTGACCTACCACGATCCCTGCTACCTCGGTCGCTACAACGGCGAGTACGAAGCGCCACGTTCGGTACTGAAAGCCATCGGCATCGAAGTGAAGGAAATGGAACGCTCGGGCTTCCGCTCGCGCTGCTGCGGCGGCGGCGGTGGCGCACCGATCACCGATATTCCTGGCAAGCAGCGTATCCCCGACATGCGCATGGTCGACATCAAGGAGACCGGTGCCGAACTGGTCGCCGTCGGCTGCCCGCAGTGCACCGCAATGCTCGAAGGCGTGGTCGCACCGCGCCCGGAGATCAAGGACATCGCCGAGCTGGTAGCCGAGGTGCTGATCGAAGCCACCGAGGTGCCGGCCAAGCGGCCCGCCGCCAAGCGCGAAGTGGCGGAGGTGCAGTGA
- a CDS encoding electron transfer flavoprotein subunit alpha/FixB family protein has translation MSDIIRRDPRAEWIARNRLHPLHASMQKAETSWMGPGGIIRKNPHAIAAGFIGPAGLKRIDRSGAQQGTSGKRSSASVEVQLPLHVVEQPAFHICVVPDMVGGRLSNHDKDLLGLARKLAGDSGVVVAVVFGEDKESAFDTAGVDRLLRIEGNAFDGYAPEARVLALSAVESQLAPRHWLLPDSRTGGGELGRRLAAKLGERPATRVWQVAGEQATGRAGAGLQDIQRALPRLILAAAECAEPVSETRHEARVLELGEKVAHSLPRIEDLGPVAVDPAQIPMAEAEFILSGGNGVKDWNLFHQAAVALGATEGASRVAVDDGFMPRNRQVGATGTWVTARVYLAVGISGAIQHLQGIGACDKVVAVNMDPGCDMIKRADLSVIGDSAAILQALIERVAAWRQEGKRDAA, from the coding sequence ATGAGCGACATCATCCGCCGCGACCCACGCGCCGAGTGGATCGCCCGTAACCGACTGCATCCGTTGCATGCGTCGATGCAGAAGGCCGAAACCAGCTGGATGGGCCCGGGCGGCATCATCCGCAAGAACCCGCACGCCATTGCCGCCGGTTTTATCGGCCCCGCCGGGCTCAAGCGCATCGACCGCAGCGGTGCCCAGCAGGGCACCAGCGGCAAGCGCAGCAGCGCCAGCGTCGAGGTGCAACTGCCGCTGCACGTCGTCGAACAGCCAGCGTTCCACATCTGCGTGGTGCCGGACATGGTCGGTGGACGCCTGTCCAACCACGACAAGGACCTGCTCGGTCTGGCCCGCAAGCTTGCCGGAGACAGCGGTGTCGTCGTAGCCGTGGTATTCGGTGAGGACAAGGAAAGTGCCTTCGACACAGCCGGCGTCGACCGCCTGTTGCGCATCGAGGGCAACGCCTTCGACGGCTATGCCCCGGAAGCCCGCGTACTGGCACTGAGCGCCGTGGAAAGCCAGCTGGCGCCGCGTCACTGGCTGCTGCCTGACAGCCGCACCGGTGGCGGCGAGCTGGGCCGGCGCCTGGCCGCCAAACTCGGTGAGCGTCCGGCCACGCGCGTATGGCAGGTCGCCGGCGAACAAGCCACTGGCCGCGCCGGTGCCGGCCTGCAGGACATTCAGCGCGCATTGCCACGGCTGATCCTGGCCGCCGCCGAATGCGCCGAGCCGGTCAGCGAAACTCGCCACGAAGCTCGTGTGCTGGAACTGGGCGAAAAGGTCGCCCACAGCCTGCCGCGTATCGAAGATCTCGGCCCGGTGGCCGTGGATCCTGCGCAAATTCCCATGGCCGAAGCCGAGTTCATTCTCTCCGGCGGCAACGGCGTGAAGGACTGGAACCTGTTCCACCAGGCCGCCGTCGCCCTCGGCGCCACCGAAGGCGCTTCACGCGTGGCGGTGGACGATGGCTTCATGCCGCGTAACCGTCAGGTCGGTGCCACCGGCACCTGGGTCACCGCCCGTGTCTACCTGGCAGTCGGTATTTCCGGTGCGATCCAGCACCTGCAGGGCATCGGTGCCTGCGACAAGGTGGTAGCGGTGAACATGGATCCCGGCTGCGACATGATCAAGCGTGCTGACCTCTCGGTGATCGGCGACTCGGCAGCGATCCTGCAAGCGCTGATCGAGCGCGTCGCAGCCTGGCGCCAAGAGGGCAAACGTGATGCGGCGTAA